Proteins encoded in a region of the Novibacillus thermophilus genome:
- a CDS encoding UDP-N-acetylmuramoyl-tripeptide--D-alanyl-D-alanine ligase — MKQVRPLAVVIPSRYRHLSFPAETAVIQVSDPYRSFWRLGLWNFRQYPVKTVAITGSAGKSTTTSMVASVLKRRYPIVKTEGNLNTASFLPTYLCRLSSKHRVLLLEMGMKSLGNIAKQCRVVRPQVGAVTNVGEAHYGSVGGAHNIVKAKQELIDGMRDGGVVWLNADNDRSRKLRTEHVNVSRYWFGIDQPAHVQGSHIRYTSRGMSFHVHVNGRTYSFTIPAFGKHNVYNALAAIGICYAMGFSMAEIQKGLSMFKQPHMRLQLVKGVRGTLLINDAWNANPTSMIAGLNVLNALSGNRKSIAVLGDMKELGSYTQQAYNRVGDYIARHPVDQLVTVGRYANLIARRAVSKGFNPQKAVSFRTREAALRHLLRAPSGSVIYFKASRSLHFEKLVKQLKAG, encoded by the coding sequence GTGAAGCAGGTCAGACCTCTCGCGGTTGTCATTCCATCCCGTTACCGCCATCTGTCGTTTCCGGCCGAAACAGCCGTCATTCAAGTAAGCGATCCATACAGGTCTTTCTGGCGTTTAGGATTGTGGAATTTTCGCCAATACCCGGTCAAGACCGTCGCTATTACCGGCAGCGCCGGAAAGTCGACGACGACGTCGATGGTCGCCTCCGTGTTGAAAAGACGGTACCCGATTGTAAAAACAGAAGGCAATTTGAATACCGCGAGTTTCTTGCCCACCTACTTGTGCCGGCTCTCTTCCAAACATCGCGTACTTCTGTTGGAAATGGGGATGAAATCGCTGGGCAACATCGCCAAGCAATGCCGGGTCGTGAGACCGCAGGTTGGCGCCGTGACCAACGTCGGAGAAGCTCACTACGGAAGCGTCGGCGGGGCACACAATATTGTGAAAGCGAAACAAGAGTTGATCGATGGAATGCGTGACGGGGGCGTCGTGTGGCTCAATGCCGACAATGATCGCTCTCGAAAGCTGCGAACTGAACACGTGAACGTGTCCCGCTACTGGTTTGGCATCGATCAACCCGCCCACGTACAAGGATCACACATTCGGTACACTTCCAGAGGTATGTCCTTTCACGTGCATGTCAACGGCCGAACGTATTCGTTTACGATCCCGGCTTTCGGGAAACACAACGTGTACAACGCCCTGGCCGCCATCGGCATCTGTTACGCCATGGGCTTTAGTATGGCTGAGATCCAGAAAGGCCTGTCCATGTTTAAACAGCCGCACATGCGGCTGCAACTCGTAAAAGGTGTGAGGGGGACACTGCTCATTAACGACGCGTGGAACGCTAATCCGACCTCCATGATCGCCGGGTTAAACGTCCTCAACGCACTGTCTGGAAACCGAAAATCGATTGCCGTCCTCGGTGACATGAAAGAACTGGGAAGTTACACGCAGCAAGCGTACAACCGAGTGGGTGACTACATTGCGCGCCACCCGGTGGACCAACTGGTCACCGTAGGCCGCTATGCAAATCTCATTGCGCGCCGCGCCGTGAGCAAAGGGTTCAATCCACAAAAAGCGGTCAGTTTTCGCACACGGGAAGCTGCCCTGCGCCATTTGCTCCGTGCTCCCTCCGGAAGCGTCATCTACTTTAAAGCTTCCAGAAGTTTGCACTTTGAAAAATTAGTCAAACAGCTAAAAGCTGGATAA
- a CDS encoding sugar phosphate nucleotidyltransferase, producing MKGVILAGGTGSRLYPMTKVTNKHLLPVGRYPMIYHPISKLVQSGIQEILIITGVEHIGDVVRLLGSGKAFSAQFTYRVQDQPLGIAQALGMARTFVGNDKCVVLLGDNIFEDDLTPFVHDFRKQQRGAKLLLKEVANPQRFGVAEVKDNRILSIEEKPASPKSPYCVTGIYMFDPLVFDLIDELEPSERGEYEITDVNNAYIRCSQLTYDILNGWWTDAGTPESLLRANQLAANAELAFTPPSSRDATG from the coding sequence ATGAAAGGCGTCATACTCGCCGGTGGAACCGGGTCGCGGCTGTACCCGATGACGAAAGTGACCAACAAACATTTACTCCCCGTCGGCCGTTATCCGATGATTTACCACCCGATTTCCAAGCTCGTTCAAAGCGGCATACAGGAGATTCTCATCATCACCGGCGTCGAACACATCGGTGACGTTGTTCGTCTCCTCGGCAGCGGAAAGGCGTTTTCCGCACAGTTTACGTACCGCGTACAGGATCAACCTTTGGGCATTGCTCAGGCTCTCGGAATGGCCCGTACGTTCGTGGGAAACGACAAATGCGTCGTCCTCTTGGGTGACAACATTTTCGAAGACGACCTCACACCGTTCGTCCACGACTTTCGAAAACAGCAGAGGGGCGCGAAGTTGCTTTTAAAAGAAGTCGCCAACCCACAGCGCTTTGGCGTTGCAGAAGTAAAAGACAACCGCATCTTGTCAATTGAAGAAAAACCGGCATCTCCAAAAAGCCCGTACTGCGTCACCGGCATCTACATGTTTGACCCCCTCGTCTTTGACTTGATCGACGAACTTGAACCGTCCGAGCGAGGCGAATACGAAATTACAGACGTTAACAACGCTTACATTCGCTGCAGCCAGTTGACATACGATATTTTAAACGGCTGGTGGACGGATGCGGGAACGCCGGAGTCGCTGTTGAGGGCAAACCAGCTTGCCGCTAACGCGGAACTGGCGTTCACACCGCCGTCATCCCGTGACGCGACTGGCTAA
- the rfbD gene encoding dTDP-4-dehydrorhamnose reductase, with protein sequence MKIFVNGAAGQLGQEVLSRFSPSDDVRGFSRDEWDVTDGERTRDLLQCERPDVVIHCAAYTHVDRAEDEPIVAYRVNAYGARNVAASCREIGAVMVYVSTDYVFGGERKGGGYDEWDQPAPLNVYGRSKEAGEQLVRQFCPEHFILRTSWLYGVHGHNFFKAIVDKGRTVSRIPVVNDQTGSPTYAGHLVSTIKELIATRCYGTFHTANSGACTWYQFAKEIARQMLLKAQIVPTTSSQFGQKARRPRYSVLSSVSLPAQNVAPLPHWREGVREMSKQWKEDTRD encoded by the coding sequence ATGAAAATTTTCGTAAACGGCGCCGCAGGACAGCTTGGACAGGAAGTATTGAGCCGCTTCAGTCCGTCTGACGACGTGCGCGGCTTCTCCCGGGATGAGTGGGACGTGACGGACGGGGAACGGACGCGAGACTTGTTACAGTGTGAACGGCCCGACGTCGTGATCCACTGTGCGGCCTACACGCACGTTGACCGAGCGGAAGACGAACCTATCGTCGCTTACCGCGTCAATGCCTACGGTGCCCGAAACGTCGCCGCGTCTTGCCGTGAGATAGGCGCCGTGATGGTGTATGTGAGCACCGATTACGTTTTCGGCGGTGAGCGGAAGGGGGGCGGATATGACGAATGGGACCAACCTGCTCCACTCAACGTCTACGGACGTTCGAAGGAAGCAGGAGAACAGCTTGTGCGCCAGTTTTGTCCCGAACATTTCATTTTGCGCACGTCATGGCTGTACGGCGTTCACGGTCACAATTTTTTTAAAGCGATCGTCGACAAGGGACGCACTGTGTCCCGCATTCCCGTCGTCAACGATCAGACCGGTTCCCCGACGTACGCCGGACATTTAGTGTCGACAATAAAGGAATTGATCGCAACGCGGTGTTACGGCACGTTTCACACGGCGAACAGCGGGGCGTGCACGTGGTACCAGTTTGCCAAAGAGATTGCGAGACAGATGTTACTAAAAGCGCAGATTGTACCGACTACGTCGTCACAATTCGGACAAAAGGCGCGACGACCCCGTTATTCGGTGCTCAGTTCCGTCAGTCTTCCGGCACAAAACGTAGCGCCTTTGCCTCACTGGCGGGAAGGCGTCAGGGAGATGAGCAAACAGTGGAAGGAGGATACACGTGATTGA
- a CDS encoding dTDP-4-dehydrorhamnose 3,5-epimerase family protein: protein MIDGVRHKQLVKHCDDRGYFAELVRDDEGLLERFGQMSVSMSYPGVIKAFHYHKKQDDIWFFPSGNAQVVLVDMREDSRTFKETNVFYMGEENPSVLLIPRGVAHGYRVLGNEPLTIVYLTTQSYSPDAPDEYRIPWNDPEINFNWQTEHR from the coding sequence GTGATTGACGGTGTCCGTCACAAACAACTGGTAAAGCATTGTGATGACCGCGGATACTTTGCCGAACTGGTGCGGGACGACGAAGGACTCTTGGAGCGGTTTGGGCAGATGTCCGTTTCGATGTCCTACCCCGGCGTCATCAAGGCGTTTCACTACCACAAAAAACAGGATGACATCTGGTTTTTTCCTTCGGGAAACGCACAGGTCGTGTTGGTCGACATGCGGGAGGACAGTCGTACATTTAAAGAAACGAATGTGTTTTACATGGGCGAGGAAAATCCGAGCGTGTTGTTGATCCCCCGGGGAGTGGCCCACGGGTACCGCGTCCTCGGCAACGAACCGCTGACCATCGTCTACTTAACCACCCAGTCTTACTCCCCGGACGCACCGGATGAATACCGCATTCCGTGGAACGACCCGGAGATTAATTTCAACTGGCAAACTGAACACCGCTGA
- a CDS encoding glycosyltransferase has product MRVVRITDPGNTLARWVPAWENDRTSLQLTVECMAFPVIRQSEWLDHVRRYVECHPDTLIQYEGKSTWWLTGLGNRHAVIHVLQHLTAVPKKTTFPYTVVPSYYARERLRKKGYRAFTIFPAVEGKTLPQPNGARRRTLTLLLYQGATTKRLLRAVSSLSQKDLDVEWVLIGDKSERVKKVMRFLPQNKQPIRIRTVEAGDLSAWQGGDVLVTDQHPVYSLNALHLRAMANGIPVMTTDVGDHPEVVKHWHNGFLLELPRLQDDLSHYVQHILRQPALLGQLRINGRSLCETFHAKGHILPKWQRLYELVGRHT; this is encoded by the coding sequence ATGCGCGTCGTTAGAATCACTGATCCGGGGAACACTCTCGCCCGCTGGGTCCCTGCGTGGGAGAATGACAGGACGTCTCTGCAACTTACGGTGGAGTGTATGGCGTTTCCCGTCATCCGTCAGTCGGAGTGGTTAGACCACGTTCGCCGCTATGTGGAGTGCCATCCAGACACACTGATCCAGTACGAAGGAAAAAGCACGTGGTGGTTAACCGGCTTGGGAAACAGACACGCTGTCATACACGTCCTGCAACACTTGACGGCTGTGCCGAAAAAGACCACCTTTCCTTACACTGTCGTCCCGAGTTACTACGCCCGGGAAAGGCTGCGCAAAAAAGGCTACCGCGCCTTCACGATTTTTCCGGCAGTAGAAGGGAAGACCCTCCCTCAACCAAACGGCGCCAGGCGAAGGACGCTCACCCTTCTTCTGTATCAAGGAGCGACGACGAAGCGTCTCCTCCGCGCCGTTTCATCCCTGTCCCAAAAGGATTTAGACGTTGAGTGGGTGTTAATCGGCGACAAAAGTGAACGCGTGAAAAAGGTGATGCGATTCCTCCCACAAAACAAACAGCCGATTCGCATCCGTACCGTCGAAGCGGGGGACTTAAGTGCGTGGCAAGGGGGAGACGTGTTGGTCACCGACCAACATCCAGTGTACTCTCTCAACGCCTTGCACCTCCGGGCAATGGCGAACGGCATACCAGTGATGACAACGGATGTCGGCGATCACCCCGAAGTGGTGAAACATTGGCACAACGGCTTTTTACTCGAACTGCCCCGTTTACAAGACGACTTGTCCCACTATGTGCAGCACATCTTACGCCAACCGGCACTCCTCGGCCAACTGCGCATAAACGGCCGCTCACTGTGCGAAACGTTTCACGCGAAAGGCCACATTTTACCCAAATGGCAGAGATTGTACGAGTTAGTGGGGCGGCACACATGA
- a CDS encoding glycosyltransferase family 2 protein → MTKKPFVSIVTLTHNEWPYTQLCLANIRKHTHVPHEVIVVDNGSTDGTVARLRDSEPRSPWLRVVENKANRGFPAGMNRGMERARGDYIVLLNNDTVPSFRWLDNPLHLFQEKRRAGIVGPVSNRVIRQQKVKTRCRSVTDIHRFSRRYNRLNPAKWKKTKLLSGFCMIFPRQLMEDIGELDERFGAGTYEDDDYCLRAQMAGYTCWIAGDTYVHHFGNRSFKRRGRREFRKILRQNRQYYMYKWGKKPVNG, encoded by the coding sequence ATGACGAAAAAACCGTTCGTGAGCATCGTGACGCTAACCCACAACGAGTGGCCGTACACGCAGCTGTGTTTGGCAAACATTCGCAAACATACACATGTACCGCACGAAGTGATTGTCGTCGACAACGGATCGACGGACGGCACGGTGGCTCGCTTACGTGACAGTGAGCCGCGATCCCCTTGGCTTCGCGTTGTGGAAAACAAGGCCAACCGCGGCTTCCCAGCGGGGATGAACCGGGGGATGGAACGGGCCCGCGGCGATTACATCGTCCTGTTAAACAACGATACCGTTCCCTCCTTCCGCTGGCTGGACAATCCGCTACATTTGTTTCAAGAAAAACGGAGAGCGGGGATCGTCGGCCCCGTCTCCAACCGCGTCATTCGACAGCAAAAAGTGAAGACGCGCTGTCGCAGTGTGACAGACATCCACCGCTTCTCTCGCCGCTACAACCGCTTAAACCCGGCGAAATGGAAGAAGACGAAGCTGTTGTCCGGCTTTTGCATGATCTTTCCGCGTCAATTGATGGAAGATATCGGCGAACTCGATGAGCGCTTCGGGGCGGGGACGTACGAAGACGACGATTACTGCCTGAGAGCCCAAATGGCCGGATACACGTGCTGGATCGCCGGTGACACGTATGTGCACCATTTCGGCAACCGGAGCTTCAAACGGAGAGGGAGGAGGGAGTTTCGCAAAATCTTGCGCCAGAACCGCCAGTACTACATGTATAAGTGGGGAAAAAAACCGGTGAACGGCTAA
- a CDS encoding sulfotransferase family 2 domain-containing protein, which translates to MHKRIVVFLHIPKTGGVTMRRLLDRQYSKQRVFRYPAEKPMQALGQLTSAERQNIRCVYGHFRYGVHRHFHRRAVYITMVRDPLDRIVSMYYFIRSRPQNKLHHLAKRMSFSQFVTSRDPRIRAALNNHQTRMISGKRHPDLKKAIENIKRDFVVVGITDMYPNQCL; encoded by the coding sequence ATGCATAAGAGAATCGTCGTATTTTTGCATATACCGAAAACTGGCGGCGTGACGATGCGACGCCTCCTGGACCGGCAGTATTCGAAACAACGGGTGTTCCGCTATCCAGCGGAGAAGCCGATGCAAGCGTTAGGTCAACTGACCTCTGCCGAACGCCAAAACATCCGCTGCGTGTACGGACACTTTCGCTACGGTGTGCACAGGCACTTTCACCGCCGGGCTGTGTACATCACGATGGTAAGAGACCCGTTGGATCGCATTGTATCCATGTACTACTTCATCCGTTCCCGGCCACAAAACAAACTGCACCATCTAGCGAAACGGATGAGCTTCTCCCAGTTCGTCACCTCCCGGGACCCTCGTATTCGAGCAGCACTCAACAACCACCAAACGCGCATGATCTCCGGCAAACGGCATCCTGATTTAAAAAAGGCGATTGAAAACATAAAGAGAGATTTTGTCGTAGTCGGCATCACCGACATGTACCCGAATCAGTGTTTATGA
- a CDS encoding CgeB family protein has translation MHALVVVSGVKRPFAPIDLSIVRALKQLGVTVTPLSPGRELNDRLLSVAAHEKPDFVLVHMGWRLTKGNLTRLQQVNIPKMVWFTDDPYYMDWSKTVGKHFDLVFTNESRSVSVYRENRCPRVFHLPLGVDTTVFFPRPSVPRHFQSDILVLGTAFQNRVAFLKQLLPRLPQARVRLVGPGWEKLKHIKKRHVTVHPKWVSPKAANGYYNGASIVLNLERSPWDEYLRLNRGNVRADTPNNRTFEVAACSAFQLSEERADYPSLYPNHAKGVTFRTPGECLKRIRYYLPREKERRQIANDMYECTIETHQYQHRLQQLIDTFNENLSLIG, from the coding sequence GTGCACGCGCTCGTCGTCGTTTCGGGGGTCAAACGCCCCTTTGCACCGATTGACTTATCCATCGTCCGGGCGCTGAAGCAGTTAGGCGTCACGGTGACACCCTTATCTCCCGGACGTGAGCTGAATGACCGTTTGCTGTCCGTCGCCGCCCACGAGAAGCCCGATTTTGTTTTAGTCCACATGGGGTGGCGGTTGACGAAAGGGAACCTCACACGTCTTCAGCAAGTCAACATCCCCAAAATGGTCTGGTTTACCGACGATCCTTACTACATGGACTGGTCAAAAACGGTAGGGAAGCACTTTGACCTCGTGTTCACAAATGAATCCCGCTCTGTTTCCGTCTACAGAGAGAACAGGTGTCCACGCGTTTTTCACCTTCCCCTAGGTGTGGACACCACTGTTTTTTTTCCGCGGCCGTCGGTTCCTCGACATTTTCAAAGTGACATTCTCGTTCTCGGCACCGCTTTTCAAAACAGAGTCGCATTTTTAAAACAGTTGCTTCCCCGCTTGCCTCAAGCCCGTGTGCGTCTCGTCGGCCCGGGGTGGGAAAAACTGAAGCACATCAAAAAACGTCACGTCACCGTCCATCCAAAGTGGGTATCGCCGAAAGCAGCCAACGGTTATTACAACGGAGCCAGTATCGTGCTCAACTTAGAACGTTCTCCCTGGGACGAGTATTTGCGACTCAACCGGGGGAATGTACGCGCCGACACCCCGAACAACCGCACGTTTGAAGTGGCCGCGTGCTCCGCATTCCAACTGTCAGAGGAGCGGGCCGACTACCCTTCACTGTACCCGAACCACGCCAAAGGAGTGACGTTCCGCACGCCCGGCGAATGTCTCAAGCGCATTCGCTACTACTTGCCGCGTGAAAAAGAGCGCCGTCAGATCGCGAACGACATGTACGAGTGTACGATCGAAACCCATCAGTATCAGCACCGCTTACAGCAGTTAATCGACACTTTTAACGAGAATCTTAGTCTGATAGGCTAG
- the cysC gene encoding adenylyl-sulfate kinase gives MTQQGVTLWFTGLSGAGKTTICRRLLTELKKRNVKVELLDGDVVRQQLTKDLGFSRRDRLTNIERVAFVADLLCKHGVIVLAAFISPYREMRDYARQAITSFREVYVKCPLETCVKRDVKGLYRKAIKGEIKKFTGISDPYEPPLSPDLVLDTERETVEESVRKVMRFLEEQQFIPKN, from the coding sequence TTGACACAACAAGGCGTGACACTGTGGTTTACTGGGTTGTCCGGAGCCGGCAAAACGACGATTTGCCGCCGTTTGCTAACTGAATTAAAAAAACGAAACGTGAAAGTGGAATTGCTGGACGGCGACGTCGTCCGTCAACAGTTGACGAAAGATTTAGGTTTCAGCCGCCGCGACCGGTTAACTAATATTGAGCGGGTGGCCTTTGTCGCCGACCTACTGTGTAAACACGGCGTCATCGTCCTCGCCGCATTCATCTCACCGTACCGGGAAATGCGGGACTACGCGCGGCAGGCGATCACCTCGTTCCGCGAAGTTTACGTCAAGTGTCCCCTTGAAACGTGTGTGAAGCGGGACGTCAAGGGATTGTACCGCAAAGCGATCAAAGGGGAAATCAAGAAATTTACGGGGATTAGCGACCCGTACGAACCGCCGCTCAGCCCGGACCTCGTGTTGGATACAGAACGGGAAACAGTGGAGGAAAGCGTACGGAAAGTGATGCGCTTTTTGGAGGAACAACAGTTTATTCCCAAAAATTGA
- a CDS encoding alkaline phosphatase family protein gives MGKKVMVIGLDCAAPPLIFKKWLNDLPNIKRLVETGVHGKLRSSDPPITVPAWATLVTGQDPGQLGFYGFRNRTEYDYSSMSIVDSRSLTADTIWDILGKKGYQSIVIGVPPSFPPKPLNGCSVSCFLTPGTDVSYTYPANLAEEVEQVIGNYQFDVENFRSAAPDDILKQIYDMTEKRFKLASHLIRTKDWDFFMMVEMGVDRIHHAFWHHMDEKHVLYEPNSPYRLAIYDYYTFVDRKVGQLLEQVKDDCLVLVVSDHGAKRMDGGFCLNEWLIREGLLTLKQPVDRITPLTPDMVNWQKTRAWGYGGYYGRIHLNVKGREPSGVIPKHRYEHVRNRLIKKLTALKDERGTPLGTKAYKPEQLYRKTRNIPPDLLVYFGRLFWRSIGSVGHRKLYVYENDSGPDGANHDYHGIFIASRLNSHKKVAGAGRTVERLRLLDVTPSLLRYFGIEPPRSMQGKSIPL, from the coding sequence ATGGGGAAAAAAGTGATGGTCATCGGATTGGACTGTGCCGCTCCCCCGCTCATCTTTAAAAAATGGCTGAACGATCTGCCGAACATCAAACGGTTAGTCGAGACGGGCGTGCACGGGAAACTGCGCAGTTCTGACCCGCCGATTACCGTCCCGGCGTGGGCGACACTCGTAACGGGCCAGGACCCAGGACAATTAGGATTTTACGGCTTTCGCAACCGCACCGAATACGACTATTCGAGCATGTCCATCGTCGACAGCCGGTCGCTCACAGCTGACACCATCTGGGACATCCTCGGAAAGAAAGGCTACCAATCCATCGTCATCGGCGTTCCCCCGTCGTTTCCGCCCAAGCCGCTCAACGGTTGCTCTGTTTCTTGCTTTTTGACACCTGGCACCGACGTTTCGTACACGTATCCGGCAAATTTAGCGGAAGAAGTAGAGCAAGTGATCGGAAACTATCAATTTGACGTGGAAAATTTCCGCAGTGCTGCACCGGACGACATATTAAAACAGATCTACGACATGACTGAAAAACGGTTTAAACTGGCGTCGCACCTCATCCGAACGAAAGACTGGGACTTTTTTATGATGGTGGAGATGGGAGTCGACCGCATCCACCACGCGTTCTGGCACCACATGGACGAAAAACATGTGTTGTACGAACCCAATTCGCCGTACCGACTTGCGATATACGACTACTACACCTTTGTGGACCGGAAAGTCGGCCAGCTCCTCGAACAGGTGAAAGACGACTGCCTCGTCCTCGTCGTCTCCGACCACGGCGCCAAGCGAATGGATGGCGGCTTTTGCCTGAACGAGTGGTTAATCCGGGAAGGACTCTTGACGTTAAAACAGCCAGTTGACCGCATCACGCCGCTTACACCGGACATGGTCAACTGGCAAAAGACGAGAGCGTGGGGGTACGGCGGCTATTACGGACGCATCCATTTAAACGTCAAAGGGCGAGAACCGTCTGGGGTCATTCCGAAACACCGTTACGAACACGTGCGCAACCGACTGATCAAAAAGTTGACCGCGCTCAAAGACGAACGCGGAACACCACTGGGCACGAAGGCGTATAAACCCGAACAGCTGTACCGCAAAACGCGAAACATCCCGCCGGATCTGTTGGTGTACTTCGGCCGTTTGTTCTGGCGTTCCATCGGTTCCGTTGGACATCGTAAACTGTACGTTTACGAGAACGATTCGGGACCGGACGGCGCCAATCACGACTACCACGGCATCTTCATCGCCTCCCGCCTCAACTCCCACAAAAAAGTGGCAGGCGCGGGACGTACCGTCGAAAGACTTCGGCTGTTGGACGTCACACCGTCCCTCCTCCGCTACTTTGGCATCGAGCCCCCCAGATCTATGCAGGGAAAAAGCATCCCGCTGTAA
- a CDS encoding sulfatase, whose protein sequence is MNIVFLALDTLRADHLGCYGYHKNTTPHIDQLAKRGVLFRSMIAENNVTQSSFVTMLTGRNPVAHGVVNMKPQKISPKLTTMSQILKRNGYRTAAVDNNHRCTGTVNNWFKRGYDDYLDPGEKRKIHFLATAEDVNRLAFQWLKQHRQEKFFLFLHYWDPHFPYIPPQPWNRRYTHNIKAQVSGRDLKTVMREPLYSWFQKWSKGVNNPEYVRGLYDGEISYLDYHIGQLLEQLKELNLLDNTLIVLVGDHGESLGEHHIYFDHHGLYDATVHVPFIMVAPGVLPENKRVDGLCQHADILPTVLHVAGIQYAPPRQLDGKSLVPLIRGKLAHIRPFVTSCEANWQLKRSIRTPKWKLIKSLEQDVYGNPKFELYHLERDADEQHNVAAKRQQVVSRLNRLLEQSVKQLRSKYKAVDPLSKGQKTKLHPLTVAEEEKVKKRLSDLGY, encoded by the coding sequence TTGAATATCGTATTTTTGGCGTTGGACACGTTGCGCGCCGATCACCTCGGGTGTTACGGCTACCACAAGAACACGACTCCACATATCGACCAGTTAGCCAAACGCGGTGTCTTGTTCCGCTCGATGATAGCCGAAAATAACGTCACCCAGAGCTCCTTTGTGACGATGTTGACCGGCCGGAATCCGGTTGCCCACGGAGTCGTCAATATGAAACCGCAAAAAATCAGCCCAAAGCTCACGACGATGAGCCAGATTTTGAAACGAAACGGGTACAGGACGGCAGCTGTGGACAACAATCACCGCTGTACCGGAACCGTGAACAACTGGTTCAAACGCGGCTACGACGACTACTTAGATCCCGGAGAAAAACGGAAGATCCACTTTCTCGCCACAGCCGAAGACGTCAACCGCTTGGCCTTTCAATGGCTGAAACAGCACCGCCAGGAGAAATTTTTTCTGTTTTTGCACTACTGGGACCCCCACTTCCCTTACATCCCGCCGCAACCGTGGAACCGCCGCTACACGCACAACATTAAAGCCCAGGTCAGCGGCCGCGATCTCAAAACCGTGATGCGGGAACCGTTGTACAGTTGGTTTCAGAAATGGTCCAAAGGGGTGAACAATCCGGAGTACGTGCGCGGCTTGTACGACGGGGAAATCAGTTACTTGGACTACCACATCGGACAATTGCTCGAGCAACTGAAAGAACTCAACCTCTTAGACAACACGCTGATCGTGCTCGTGGGAGATCACGGCGAAAGTTTGGGCGAACACCACATTTACTTCGACCACCACGGTTTGTACGATGCAACCGTTCACGTTCCGTTCATCATGGTCGCACCTGGCGTTTTGCCGGAAAACAAGCGCGTCGACGGGTTGTGCCAACACGCTGACATTTTGCCCACGGTCTTACACGTGGCCGGAATCCAGTACGCTCCTCCCCGCCAACTCGACGGGAAATCCCTCGTGCCGCTCATTCGGGGGAAATTGGCGCACATTCGTCCGTTTGTCACGTCATGCGAGGCCAACTGGCAGTTAAAGCGCTCGATTCGCACCCCGAAGTGGAAGTTGATTAAGTCGCTGGAACAAGACGTCTACGGCAATCCCAAATTTGAGTTGTACCACTTGGAACGGGATGCTGACGAACAGCACAACGTCGCCGCCAAACGCCAACAAGTCGTTTCCCGGTTGAACCGGCTGCTAGAACAATCCGTGAAGCAGCTGCGCTCTAAGTACAAAGCGGTTGATCCGCTGTCCAAAGGGCAAAAGACGAAGCTTCACCCCCTCACTGTCGCCGAAGAAGAAAAAGTGAAAAAGCGGCTCAGCGACCTCGGCTATTAA